The window agctagagttttacaagagtataaatataaacccgattatcaagtggctatttttgaaatgataatcaaatttaagaagtatttttttcccatcccaactttatttatattgggttcccttttaaatctttgtttaaaagtgtcttatactaaaaatttggttagtcaaatttatacatttttagaagttgaagagggagttcaaccatctttagctgaagccgatctcgctattgatgatgagtttagaagagtttttactcattattctagtttggaagaacgtgctacaccagttgctccacgccctactacttctcatagtagcaaaaagggcttgtcgggtttaaaagttttacattcacagcctacatcttcttctactgcaaactttgatgaatttaacttttatttgatgcagccaaatgtggatatcagccaactggatgaggtggacgtcttagcatggtggaagaagtacaaggcaagctatccgatactttcaagaatggctcgagatatccttacggttcaagtatcaaccgtggcttcggagagcgcatttagccaaggaagacagcaaattggagaccatagacattcattatccggctttagcttgcaagtactagtgtgcattcgagattggattagatcggagcgacgcaaccaaaactcagaagcggagcaaggcgaagaggaagaaattgaagatttgatagctagtggaccggaccaaatggaagactttgaagatatttccatgaccgaatatgatgtgggggaaattaacgaaatggttcaaaattggtgattttattattctactatttttgtataactcatgtattatttgcaagttaaaaaaaaatacaacttgcaaataaatgttatccaagaatgaataaaatatatggctcattgagctttcttctatttacttgtgtttatatttttacttttattaagttaggaatatacctaaaatatactaagaatatacttaagttatatagtatacttaaacatatattcttagtatattttaagtatatatagaaaaaatagtatatatagtaagtaagtatatatagtatataagtaagtatatatagtatataataagtaagtatatatagtatatatactatatatattaagttatacacatatataagtaagtaagtatactatatatacttactatatatacttacttatatatagtatatagtacatatatagtatataagtaagtatatatagtatataataagtaagtatatatagtatatatactatatatattaagttatacacatatataagtatatatagtatataagtatatatattatataaatatatatagtatatatattaagtatatattgtatatatagtagatatgtatatatagtatatatattaagttatacctatatatatattaagctatcctatatagtatagtacatatatagtatatattaagtactatatatatagtatatatagtatatatattaagttatacatatatttagtatatatattaagttatacatatatatagtataagtatatgtaagttatacatatatatgtgtacgaaaagcactattctgtattgctgacttgctgttaggctgttagtcagtaaatatttaaactttaattataaaattgtataacatatgtaaatatacctacaatatacaaataaatactataatatatatatataatacaaaaaacaaaaaaaaaaatattttaacgaatccaaaccggaccggttccggtttggaccttaaaaccggttaaccggaaccggttaggcggttccggttttggaaccggaaccggccggtttcctaaccggttccggttggaaccggttgacaggcataCATAAGGTCCTGAATTAGACAGCCCATACAACAAATTACTGTAGCAGCGTTATGTATAGACTTAAGTGGATCAATTGAATAAAGCTAGTTCAACATACATTCTGATGTAGCTAACTGCCAAGTGCCAACATGTGATTCATAATCGGATAAGAACGAAATGTTAGATTTTGCTTTGTAAATGAGAAATGTACTACAAGAAGTATCCGATGTAAGAGAGTGGGGCCAAATTTCCGTCATACAAATAGGGGCCGAGCTACTATATTACGTATGGGTTCAAACAAATTTAGTGGCTTTTGCTTACATCTTTTATTTAAACAAATTTAGTGGCTTTTGGTTACATTTTTTATTTGTATTAGAAATCTATTAAATATGTACAAAATATAAAATCGTGAACCAAATAACTAAAATGAATTGTGGTTTCAATGGCAAGTTCAGAATTCGGTTCAGAATTCATAAACTATAAATCATAGTCCCGCCTCTGCATACAATCCAATCTAGACTTGTTTAGAGTCTcatatcaccatcatcatcattatcattttcCTTTAGGTATTATAAATTTGAAATCATCTGACTCGACTAATTTTGATTTGCATTGGGTGTTGGGCTTTAAAGACACGGGCTTTAAAGATGAGTGTAGTGTGAATTAAAAAATGGTGAGAAAATAAAATGGAGGGAAATGTAATTCAAACAAAATTTCATGTTGCAAAAGCATTTTGTGGCACTTTGTCCCTCGTTGGTGGGGGAAATCACTTCTTGTGTTCTTATATATAGAATCACCTCTTCTAACTCTTAAAGAGTTGACAAGAGTGACTCCCCTCGCGTTGTCGTCGTCGCTGCGGGaattttaattaataaaaaacGCATGCTTGTTTATTCCCAACGGTAATAACTGGTATTACCGAACTGGAAAATTTCGAACAACTGAaactttgctttttttttttctcccctcTCTGATCTTCTGCATTCTGCATATTTTTCAAACCAAAAAATGTAACTGTCCAGTGTGATTTGCTGTCACCATTTGAGTTCGCTGAAGTTCTGCAATTTGCATTGGCGCTATTGCAGAATAATTTTCCTTTCTATCCTGAGAGAAATTAATCCATTAACCTTGGCAACGGTGAGGGGATTAGATTTCTTAAGGACATACAAGAAACTTGTAGGCTCGTAAATTTTCTATCTCATCTAATTTCTGTCTTTAACGTTGACTTGGTTTTTACAAAACAGAAACTGGTTTTTAGGAAATTTCTGGAAAGTTACTGATTTTTGTAAATTACTGGTTTTAATAAATTACTCGTAACTTACTGATTTAAATAAATTAATGCTTTGAACACTTAGTGATCGTTTGGTAGGTAGCCAAAATTATCCCggaattataatcccgggactaatttatcccaccttttgggattattttatcccatctttcagatgggataaaataatcccaaccttagtgggataaggtgggatatcccacccttgggattatgcttcattttgtaccgtgtttagtaggaggtataaatttatcctggtgCTGATATATCCCAgcctataccatgcaccaaataACATTGGGTAGGTCCACTAAGAGTTTAAAGCTTTCCCTATCAAGAGGTTATTTATTTCTAAAACTTAAACCCGAATCCTCTGATCAAAAATGAGGATCTCAACCGTGTCATCATACTCCCCAGTGGTCCAAAAGCATTCTTGTGATTACAATGCTGTGGTCCTAAAAATGAAGAGTCATTCTTGATGATGCATTTTCATTGACAAACACTACATACAATTGTAGCTTAGGAAAAGGCTTCATTTTTTATGGTTCATCAACAATTACAACACCAGACTAGTTGCATGGAGAAACAAATTTGCCAGAGAGGAGCACATAATGCCAAAGGAAAACAAACATTCCCCCCTAGTTCAAGTGGTCCCTCCTTAATTAAGTTCATGCAGAAAACCATGGAAAAGACAACTTTGGAGCAAATACAGACAAATTGGAGAAAGAACTTACCATGAACAGCCACAACTATGGATAATTGTAAGAATTATATATACCACATAAGAGGCTGCCAATAGGAAAAGGATAAAATAGGAGAAatgaaaacaagaaagaaaaaagtGAACTTTTTAACAGTTAGAAAAGGCAGAGGATCCATTAGATAAAAACTTTTAGCTATTCATTTTATTCCTTCAATTAGCTAAATACTTACCCGCACCAGGTGTTTATACCAAAATCATGTTATTTACTGTAGTTAAGTAATTTAATAAAGTGaatatatacattaattaatcataattaagtgATGTTATTGTATATTCATACATATGGCATGCATCTATTGTTTTGGTGTAAACACCAATGTTGGTAAGTTGGATTAGTTTTTTTCTCCCCTCTGGAACTGCTGGTTTAAGATTCTTGTATTCAATTCGATAATAAACACAAAAAGAAAAGTAGATGATTCTCACAAATAGAATACTCAAAATCAGTCCTTGTACTTTTTTCTAATAAGATTATAAACTGATAATTTTTATGGAATACAGCATCCAACAATGGGCATTTGGTCTAGTGGTATGATTCTCGCTTAGGGTGCGAGAGGTCCCGAGTTCAATTCTCGGAATGccccctttctttttttttttttttttttccttttcttttttcttgtttccAACTTATGCAGACGTCGATGCTGATCCTTTAATCCAAAGAAAATGAACAtagattttttttcttccaattctCCAGTATTCCGAATTTCTCTTGGTTAAAAAAACTCAAAACATGTGATCCAATTAtgtttttcttatttattttcctATTACATAGGATAATATTAATAGGATGAAGGGAAAGTACAGTAAGAACCAAACCAATGCCTATTATGTAAATGATACCCATTTGATACCGCTAGACTATATGCCTCGATAACAATCATGAATACATAGTCAGCATCGTATTAATAGTCTAATCAAAGGAGAGCAGAACTGGACTGAAAAAGTGCCCAACTTCAATAATAATATCTATAGATGTTGCTATACAAAATCAGCACATAATGTAAAGTGAAATAAATGGCTCAAAATTAAGATGCTGCTTGGAGTGACCAAAGCAGCATTTCTGAAATAGAGAAATTTGCTTTGACAAAGTTTGGATAAAATCATTGACATTGCATACTTGGCGTCATATTCGCCGTCCAATCTGCAGAGAGCAACAGCTGAAACATAAAGAGGACTCCTTCCCCCCTGAAATAATGCTAATGGCTAATAAAACAGTTAGGTGCATATCTTTCAAGTTCACCTAGCAATATCACTACACACTTTCTGATAAGCTCAGAAGCGGTCGCTTCATCATGTTCATGCAAACCAGAAGCTGATCTCTGAAGTGCTTAAAGTCAAGATGCAGTTGATCAAAGAATAGTACCACAAATGTCCGGCTTTTTAACAAAATAAGTAGATTTCATTCATTCAGCATCCAGAAGATGTGAAAAGATTACAAAAACAACAGATCCTGTACAATTTCAGATGACTCCTAGAAAAAATTGAAGGAGCTTACAAAATCCAAAAGAGAGTCAATACTATTTACAGTACATAGTCTGCTCCAAGCAAAAAGATTCATCTAAATTCTATCAAAGCAGCACAcgtttctttctttccaaatgcACCATATCGTCTCCACAGGTTGATGATGGATTTTCCAACTCTCCATTTTGCACATGCTTCAAAAGCTTCTTTCAGTACCACACTTGTCCAGTTTTAACTGAGAAGCCCTGGAGACTATCATTTTGTAGCAACAAAATGTAGCAAGATTTTTAATTCACAGTTGCAGTCTGTGATTGTGAATTGTGATTGAGAAAGAAAATTAGCCATATGATGATATGTTTGCTTGGGAAGGAATATTTTTGGGTAGCACCATACAATCTTTGACTTATCACTGGCAAAATACTCTGATCTGGTCCAAATATGCAGTACATCTTGAAAGCTCTGGAATTTACCAAAATTGTTGGTACACCAGACCGTCAAAACATCACAGAATTGATCTTCATATTCTGACACTAGCTTCAATGTTCTGCAAGAATATCACTAAGTTTTCAAGATAAATTTTCAAGACGGCCAAGAGTCTTTGACCTAGGAACTAAGTTCAATGTAACACATTCGGGAAGAACTTCCTAGTACGGATATTACTAAAGGACTAAAGTAATCTGAAGTAGATGATTCAAATAGAGGCCCCTCCAGCATCCAATTTTTTCATATAAGGAATCAGGCAGTTTAATTGGGAAATAGTAACATTGGAGTAAGTGCTCCACGATCAAGGCGAGTCGAGAAGAGTTTAAAAACTAAAATGTAGTACTCAAACTACAGCAACCCACTCCAGGGGAGATTAAAATTTTAAGGTTTCTCGTACActaaattaaagactagcaatggACCTCGCAATAATTCTTTTGACTCAGCCACTATATATGCAGCATGATTGTATAAAGATAAGATCGTACCTTCTTACTTCATGATTATAATCAGTATCTCTTCAAACAAGTAAACTAACAAATTAGTGTCAAATAGATATTCACTCCCTTCATTCAGAATTGAATAATGGATTTAAATGCTTCATGTCAGATTCAGAATTTTCTTGGATACTCACTACATTTGGACATCATGTTCCGAAATGTTACTGAACCCAAACCCAACAATTGACAGTAAACGGAAAAAGCCGagaaaaaaatgcaaaaaaatgTCACCTGGCAACGAAAAATATCAGGGCAGTTTTATAAGAATGGTATATTTGATACGCTAAATAAAAGCTTGTACATCAACTTCGGTACATATATTATTTGGAAAACAATTACATAATTTGAGGCTAACTCGTGCTCAGAAACCATCATGTCAAAGAATTAACTTACAAATAAGAATTTTGAAAGCATTGATCAACCAGGGAAAAAAACAAAAGCTAAAGAGAAAGCAACTTAACCAAACAAAAACAGAAATGGAAAGAGATACTTGACTAATACAATGATCAATCAAACGTCGGAAAACTTCGCTGGAAAATAAAATGCACCTACGTTTATGATCACTGATTCAGATGAATAATCAATCACAGATTCACAAAGCAATGTATTACTTGACTAATTTTGTGAGGAGAAGGCAATGAAATATATAAGtggtttttcttcttttattttctgAAAGCACCAAACATTAGCCACATTCCGTACAAATTTTGAAATTCATCGCTGGAGATACAATTGAACTCATCGCAACGAAATAAAAGGCAGAAGAGGAGGAAAATACCTCTTATCTATGTTTGTCAAACCCTGCACTTCCCTAGTTTTGCCAACAAAGATTTCTTCTACCCTCCTGCATGATCTCAAATGCAAGTTTATATCTTTCTAAAGATGCTGTTCCTGCCTCAATGTAATTCTTTGCTTCTTCTCTTAAGCTCCACAACATCAATGCCTTATAATCTTGAGTAGCACCCCCCGAATCGACATCCCGTAGTATACCATATTTTGCATCCTTTGTCCAACGATGTAAGATATAACGAGATGGAAGCTCCCTTATGTTCATTATCTGGAATACTTTCAAGGCATGTCTACACAGTACACCTTCAAACTCAAACATTTTACAACTGCAACTGACATTAAGATTTGAGGCATTAAAGGCAATTGTGTTCCTCTCATCTCCATTCCCACACTTCTGCACCAGATACCTACTAATAGCACCTTCAACATTTATCTTAATTCCAACATAGCTATAGCACTCCAAAAGCTCTTTCTGAAACACTTTGAACATGGTAATAGTGTAAAGCCTTCTACACTGGTCTTCTATAGGGTCCTTCGTGTGCAGAACTGCTTGCAAATTGAATGAGTTAAAATCctcttttctttcctcttcacgACGTTGCTCAAGGGCTTTTTCATACCGTATAAGGAATTCACTAAGTGGTGCTTGAGATGTCAATATGGTGCCAAAATATGATTTCAAGCTTCCATCCATTGGAATGCAAGCAAAGAATGTGCCCCTAATGTATAATGGCACCCAACTCTTGCGCATCCTATACATCTCCTTTAACCATGTGTTCTCTCTCAAATTATATTTGTTAATAAGAACATTCCATGCTGCTTCAAACTCATTAGCCGTCTGGCTCTGGAAAATGCAAGTTTCGTACTCATACTTAAATTCAGGATTCATCGAGAGTAATTCACCAATGTTTTCCAGCTCCTTAGCCACAACTTGCCATGTAGAAAAACGATGATGTGCTCCCGGGAAAACTTGAGCAATCGAATGTTGAATGGCCCAGTCTTGATCAGCGACTATAGAGACAGGTCGACGCCCTGACATTGCCCGCAGCCATGCTTGAAACACCCAAGTAAATGACTCTTCGGACTCTTCAGCAATTAAGGCACAACCAAGAAGTACCGGTTGCCTGTGGTGATTTATCCCAATGAATGAAGCAAGTGGCAATGAGTAACTACCCTTTCTATAGGCTGTGTCTAAAACAATTGCATCCCCAAACTGAGTACACGCAAATCTAGACCGGGCATCAGCCCAGAATACACTCATGGCTCTACCGTTATGCATTTCCACCGCATAGAAAAATCCCATATCTTCTGCTTGCCGAGCTTGAAAATAGTCGAAAAGCTCATTGTACCAATCACTCCCAATTTTACTCTCTCTACTTCTAGTAACAAGGCTAAGCCCTCCATTCGATTCAACTAAATCCATATTCTCCAATCCATTACtttcttcttcttgaaatcctTTCGAAGCTCTCTCACTAGCATCACTGGGAGGTCCAAGTTCATGGTTATGTTCATTTTGACAACGATCAACCAACCACCTCCCCGTTGCTTGTCTTTGTATCCTCATAAACGCCCCACAACCCACTCTCGACGGATGCTGATGCCCTTCTTTCGAGCAAACAAATCTCCTCGAGGTAATCGACCCATCATTCTTAGACCTAAATAACTGACCAATCCTAACTTTAAACCCTGTATTCGCAGCATAAGTATGATAAAACTCATAAGCTTCACCAGCAGCAACAAATTCCAACCCTTTATAAGGTTCTTCACCTCTATTTTCCCCATCATTGTTTTCCCTTTTAAGCCTCTTAAAATCAAGAACCCCAGATGGTCCATCTTCATCATTTGACCTAAGTCCTTTCCTAGTTGATACAATACAAGATTTTAAAATTTTTGGGGTTGGGGCAATTTTTCTTTGAATTCTTGATGTACAAATCTCACCTGATTGTTCAAGTTCATGATTATGTTCTTTCTTGATATTAGCAAGAACCCATTTACCAGAATCGATACGTTGAACTCTTATAAAAGCTGGACAACCCGTTCTTGAAGTAGTTTGAAACCCTTCTTTTGAACAAACATATCTTCTTGAAACAACGGAACCATCAATTCTTGACCTGTAGAGTTGACCAATACGGATTTTGAATCCAATTTTTGTTGCATAGAGATTGTAAAACTCTTGTGCTTCTTCAGGGGTATTGAATTCTAACCCAATGTTTGGTTCAAGTTTTGAATCATCTTCTTCATTAACATCTATGTTGTGGTCGTTTTTTGGGATGGTTGGTTTTGGTTTTATTGTCATTGTATTGGCTATGTCTTCTCTACTCATAATAGCAATGTCTTTTGCATTATAGATTTGATTTTACAGAGATTTGGAGAGGGGGTTTTTTGTTCCCTTCTATGACGTCCCCTATCGGTTCACTTGTTCTATGTTTTTTTAATGTTTTTGCTGTTTATCTACTTTTGTGAAAATGTATACACTTTTGACTATTTTGCAATTGTGTGTTGCTAAGAAAATTTGTTTAGGCATCATTTATTTGCATCTaatgaattccttttttatatattctatttcaatttatttgaatctatttcctttttagttcgtgtcaaaatgaatgacctctttcctaatttgaaaacaaattcactttatgaatgatttacagccacacaaattttcaaggtttattttgaaccacaagtttcaaaagtctttcatctttcttaaatgtcgtgcccagtcaaatggattcaaataaattgaaacggagagagtagaAAAGACATTTTATAATCATTTCATTTTACTGTATTATTTTTTAGCAGTCACAACTACCCAccatcatataatttttttaatactTTATTGATAAATTATTAAAGATTAATTAGTACTATTTTTTTTAGATTTTATATGACACTATAGAaagtaattttgaaaaaaaatactatttgcTTCCTgtaataaatgaaaaaaataaaaaataaacccAACCCAAAACCGTAAACCCGAAATAACCCCCCTATGCTCataattttcttttttgaaaaaaacaaaaagaaggaaaaaaggaaGTTTTGAAAAAAAGAAACCTCCAGTCTGTATTTGTGAAGACAGAGTGTTTTCTCCGTCTACAAACTGAAATTCCCATTCTTGATCTAtcaaagaagaagaggaaaatgAGCGTAATAGATATACTGACACGTGTAGACACAATATGTAAGAAATACGACAAGTACGACATCGACAAACAAAAAGATTCCAACATCTCCGGCGACGACGCTTTTGCTCGTCTCTACTCTTCAGTTGAATCCGACATCGAATCTGCTCTTCAGGTTTAAACAAAAGATTCTTTTTTGTTTGTGTCTGCGTTTTTAGGgtttaattgagaatttgaaacatCTTTACAGAAAGCCGAAACAGCTGTTAATCAGAAAAATAGAGCATCTGTTGTCGCGATCAATGCTGAGATTAAAAAtaaagattcttttttttttttttttgtgttttaaagtttaattgagaatttgaaagaTCTTTATTTGGGGTTACAGAAAGCTGAAACAGCTACTATTTACAAAAATAGAGCATCTGTTGTTGCGATCAATgcggagttttttttttttttttttttttttaaaaaaagattcacatttttaaagattttttttttgttttggcgGTTACAGAAAGCGGAAACAGCAGCTAATGAGAAGAATAGAGCATCTGTTGTGGCGATCAATGCGGAGATTAGGAGAACTAAAGCTAAGTTACTTGAGGAAGTTCCGAAATTGCAGAGATTGGCTGTGAGGAAGgtgtgtggttttttttttttttactttgactTTGATTTAGCTTATTTGTGTTTTGTAATTATGTTGAAATTAGCTGATGGGTTGTTTATTGTACTTGGATTTGTTTTATTCTTTTAAAATGTTCTGTTAGTCTTTAGCGGGGATgagatcataccagcactaatgcaccggatcccatcagaactctgaagttaagcgtgcttgggtgAGAGTAGTACCAGGGGTGATTCCCCAGGAAGtactcgtgttgcatccctccttcctagaccccacttgtgggattacactgggtatgttgttattagTCTTTAGTGGTTATGTTAATTTGGTTGATTGGTTCGGGATTTTGATGAAAAGCAAGATAAAGTACTGAGTTGGGAGGAGAGGAGGGTGTGTAAAAATTGTACTTTTGGATTTGTAAGTTATTGATATGTGGGTTTTACAAACCATAGGTGGTCATAAGTACGGAGAAAAGAGGAGCTTTGCATAGATTGATAATTAGGGGACAAGTAATCTATCTATGATGATAAATCCAAAAACTGTACTTTCGGATTTATTTTTTGCTTGATTTGGTTCTGTAATCATGTTGAAATTACCTGATGGGTTATATTGTACTTGGATTTTGTTGTGGTGTTTTTTTTAATCTGTTCTGTTAGTCTTTAGTGGCTGTGTTAATTTGGTTGATTTGCTCTGGAATTTGATGAAAAGCAATATGGAAAAGAGTTGGGGGGAGGCGTACGAGAAGTGTGTGTAAAGTTGTACCTTTGGATTTGTAAGTGAGTGATATGTGAGTTTTGAAAACTATAGGTGATCATAACTATGGAGAAATGAGGAGGGTTGCATAGATTGATAATTAGCAGAAAAGTAATTTACCTATGATGAACTCTAAGGATGTTGAATTGGTTGGAACGTGCCTACATagatgtgtttgaataatggGTAATGGATATATAGGATTGATATAGCCAATGTTGTCagaggcgcgcttaagccctgaagcgaggctcaaaacatgttgagcacttcgcctcgctttatgtgcgcttcagtgtcatcatcaaggctctaagacatattTTTCCTTGCCAATAagcctctcttgaagaggtgacactagataattgCTATTTCACTTTATTgtaatgtttttacaatttctttgtccatatatttgttattcacgcttattattattaacaaagaaattgtaaaaacattacAATAAAGTGAAATAGcaattatctagtgtcacctcttACCTCTTCAAGAGAGGCTTATTGGCaaggaagtttatatatatatgggtcTTGCTAGCAGCTAACCTACTACATGAAGGTAGTAGGTTAGCAATGTACTCACTTTTTATTTCTCCAAAatgccttttttattttttatcaaagcATTAAAATTAGGGACGTTTCTATCATTTC is drawn from Lycium barbarum isolate Lr01 chromosome 8, ASM1917538v2, whole genome shotgun sequence and contains these coding sequences:
- the LOC132607101 gene encoding protein FAR1-RELATED SEQUENCE 7-like, whose amino-acid sequence is MSREDIANTMTIKPKPTIPKNDHNIDVNEEDDSKLEPNIGLEFNTPEEAQEFYNLYATKIGFKIRIGQLYRSRIDGSVVSRRYVCSKEGFQTTSRTGCPAFIRVQRIDSGKWVLANIKKEHNHELEQSGEICTSRIQRKIAPTPKILKSCIVSTRKGLRSNDEDGPSGVLDFKRLKRENNDGENRGEEPYKGLEFVAAGEAYEFYHTYAANTGFKVRIGQLFRSKNDGSITSRRFVCSKEGHQHPSRVGCGAFMRIQRQATGRWLVDRCQNEHNHELGPPSDASERASKGFQEEESNGLENMDLVESNGGLSLVTRSRESKIGSDWYNELFDYFQARQAEDMGFFYAVEMHNGRAMSVFWADARSRFACTQFGDAIVLDTAYRKGSYSLPLASFIGINHHRQPVLLGCALIAEESEESFTWVFQAWLRAMSGRRPVSIVADQDWAIQHSIAQVFPGAHHRFSTWQVVAKELENIGELLSMNPEFKYEYETCIFQSQTANEFEAAWNVLINKYNLRENTWLKEMYRMRKSWVPLYIRGTFFACIPMDGSLKSYFGTILTSQAPLSEFLIRYEKALEQRREEERKEDFNSFNLQAVLHTKDPIEDQCRRLYTITMFKVFQKELLECYSYVGIKINVEGAISRYLVQKCGNGDERNTIAFNASNLNVSCSCKMFEFEGVLCRHALKVFQIMNIRELPSRYILHRWTKDAKYGILRDVDSGGATQDYKALMLWSLREEAKNYIEAGTASLERYKLAFEIMQEGRRNLCWQN